In Streptomyces sp. NBC_00414, a single window of DNA contains:
- a CDS encoding ATP-binding protein, with protein sequence MDEAQSALGGEDRLVPQNPLVQDTVALDSGGSAIATARHHAAGFLTRARDEHGLPVSARAMDLTQLVVSELVTNAHKYAPGPVSLDLRVTGQVVEVSVRDSDPVLPVAHAADAGRIGLHGLEIVMAVAQAFEARPEPEGKRITVRIALLDDPGGHVSERRTP encoded by the coding sequence ATGGACGAGGCGCAATCTGCCCTCGGCGGTGAGGACAGGCTGGTGCCGCAGAACCCTCTGGTCCAGGACACCGTCGCACTGGACAGTGGCGGGAGCGCCATCGCCACGGCGCGTCACCACGCAGCCGGTTTCCTCACCCGTGCCCGGGACGAGCACGGGCTGCCGGTGTCCGCGCGGGCGATGGACCTCACCCAGCTGGTGGTCAGCGAGCTCGTCACCAACGCACACAAATACGCGCCCGGCCCGGTGTCGCTGGATCTGCGCGTCACCGGGCAGGTGGTGGAGGTGTCGGTGCGGGACAGCGATCCGGTCCTGCCGGTCGCCCACGCCGCCGATGCGGGCCGGATCGGACTGCATGGCCTGGAGATCGTCATGGCGGTCGCCCAGGCCTTCGAAGCCCGGCCAGAACCGGAAGGCAAACGCATCACCGTCCGGATCGCCCTGCTGGACGATCCCGGCGGACACGTCAGCGAACGCCGCACCCCATAG
- a CDS encoding STAS domain-containing protein — MTDIQEPARPGQLSADHTTLNGVLVVRLHGEIDHTVKDQFSNALLPRDGAAPLRIVADLSGVTFMDSSGINTLITTHQKASAAQGWLRIAGAQEAVQRVLHIVGVDQFIDCHPSLEQALRQ; from the coding sequence TTGACAGACATCCAGGAACCAGCCCGGCCCGGCCAGTTGTCGGCCGACCACACCACCCTTAACGGCGTCCTGGTGGTCAGGCTGCACGGCGAGATCGATCACACCGTCAAGGACCAGTTCAGTAACGCCCTTCTCCCCCGCGACGGTGCGGCGCCCTTGCGGATCGTGGCCGACCTCAGCGGGGTGACCTTCATGGACTCCAGCGGCATCAACACCCTCATCACCACCCACCAGAAAGCAAGCGCCGCTCAGGGATGGCTGCGCATCGCCGGCGCCCAGGAAGCCGTCCAGCGCGTCCTGCACATCGTCGGCGTGGACCAGTTCATCGACTGCCACCCCAGCCTCGAACAAGCCCTCCGCCAATGA